The Amycolatopsis sp. DG1A-15b genome window below encodes:
- a CDS encoding response regulator transcription factor: MIKLMFADDEELVRSGLRAMMSGAQDIEIVGEASDGRSAVEVARRYHPDVALLDIKMRAPDDGIRALRAILALPDPPTVAMLTTFDIDEYVSLALRLGANGFLLKDIDPAALLRAVRDLARGGAVLDPGVAARMVQSHRDEQRAAQPARKLLASLSEREREVVALIGQGLSNAEIGGRLHLSEATVKGYVSAVLSKIGAANRVQAALLAYRGGLLDQ, translated from the coding sequence TTGATCAAGCTCATGTTCGCCGACGACGAGGAACTGGTGCGCTCGGGGTTGCGCGCGATGATGTCCGGGGCCCAGGACATCGAGATCGTGGGCGAGGCGAGCGATGGCAGATCCGCCGTGGAGGTCGCTCGGCGCTACCACCCCGACGTTGCCCTTCTCGACATCAAGATGCGGGCCCCTGACGACGGCATTCGCGCGCTCCGGGCCATCCTCGCCCTCCCCGACCCGCCCACCGTCGCCATGCTGACCACCTTCGACATCGATGAATACGTCAGCCTCGCGCTGCGGCTCGGGGCCAACGGCTTCCTCCTCAAGGACATCGACCCGGCCGCGCTGCTCAGGGCCGTCCGGGACCTCGCGCGAGGGGGCGCCGTCCTCGATCCGGGTGTGGCCGCGCGGATGGTTCAGTCGCACCGGGACGAACAACGTGCTGCTCAGCCCGCCCGGAAGCTGCTCGCCTCTCTGTCCGAACGCGAGCGTGAGGTCGTCGCGCTGATCGGCCAGGGATTGAGCAACGCCGAGATCGGCGGACGGCTGCACCTCTCCGAGGCCACCGTCAAGGGGTACGTCTCCGCTGTGCTCTCCAAGATCGGCGCGGCCAACCGGGTCCAGGCCGCGCTGCTGGCCTACCGCGGTGGGCTGCTCGACCAGTAA
- a CDS encoding tyrosine-type recombinase/integrase encodes MSTADTAAAPARGTRTRGGPRGGHGARRNRPRGSIDRLASGSLRVRVDAGADPITGKRHRPTIIISPGPDDEHQAEVALTRLLNQVDEQRHPKAKVDIAHLVLKYQDERKAARTTIEKDGGLIARHIIPYIGAKSATKDARKTIRALYKDCQRCRHHCTNKNWIEHRTPRKHECDPRCRKHRCEGLSNNTIRKIHAILSGAYTMAMAEWEWWSVNPIDGLAPPSFEKTDPVPPSTTEAAAIVNEAFRRALAWGVLLFIAMISGARRGEVVALRRRHHDPVKKVLYLREAIAQLDETNELIEKGIKNEIARHIVLDDASNQLLIDYWAALDAAASEAGHDLDDDAFFFSLEPDHSTPLQPRSVTQRYRRMTRAMGLDTQLKCLRHFNATELIAAGVDIRTVAGRLGHGGGGSTTLRFYAAWASEAHQRAAGDLAARLPELPAMLDRVERAKTAPEAPFERVATRIRSRILSGDLPDGSVAPSTKEIAATYDVAVGTAHRAADLLRQWGMLSAGGRGKRPLILSPGPQQPTPEPIEEGQLEAIAALKALPRPLDLELLHLGRTVKAFTAEADPADAGQLARLLRGAVRRHTAGADADIGDFELIVRFSGEPAVVTVFASL; translated from the coding sequence ATGAGCACGGCAGATACGGCGGCGGCACCCGCCCGGGGGACGCGCACTCGCGGCGGTCCTCGCGGCGGTCACGGCGCCCGACGCAACCGGCCGCGCGGGTCCATCGACCGCCTGGCCAGCGGGTCGCTGCGGGTGCGTGTCGACGCCGGGGCGGACCCGATTACGGGCAAGCGACACCGGCCGACCATCATCATCTCGCCTGGTCCCGACGACGAGCACCAAGCCGAAGTAGCCCTGACCCGGCTACTCAACCAGGTCGACGAACAACGGCACCCGAAAGCGAAAGTCGACATCGCCCACCTGGTGCTCAAGTACCAGGACGAGCGCAAAGCCGCGCGCACCACGATCGAAAAAGACGGCGGCCTGATCGCCCGGCACATCATTCCCTACATCGGCGCAAAGAGTGCCACCAAGGACGCTAGGAAAACGATCCGGGCTCTCTATAAGGATTGTCAACGGTGTCGGCACCACTGCACCAACAAGAATTGGATCGAGCACCGGACACCCCGCAAACACGAGTGTGATCCCCGGTGCCGGAAACACCGATGCGAAGGCCTCTCCAACAACACGATCCGCAAGATTCACGCCATTCTCTCCGGCGCGTACACCATGGCGATGGCGGAATGGGAGTGGTGGTCGGTCAACCCGATCGACGGACTCGCGCCGCCGTCGTTCGAGAAAACCGACCCGGTCCCGCCGAGCACCACAGAAGCCGCCGCGATCGTGAACGAGGCGTTCCGCCGGGCACTCGCCTGGGGCGTGCTCCTCTTCATCGCGATGATTTCCGGCGCCCGTCGCGGCGAGGTCGTGGCACTGCGCCGTCGCCACCACGATCCGGTCAAGAAGGTTCTGTACTTGCGGGAGGCCATCGCTCAGCTCGACGAGACCAACGAGCTCATCGAGAAGGGCATCAAGAACGAGATCGCCCGCCACATCGTCCTGGACGACGCCTCGAACCAGCTGCTCATCGACTACTGGGCCGCCCTCGACGCCGCAGCGTCGGAGGCTGGGCACGACCTGGACGACGACGCGTTCTTCTTCTCACTGGAGCCCGACCACAGCACGCCGCTGCAGCCGCGGTCGGTCACACAGCGCTACCGCAGGATGACCCGGGCCATGGGCCTCGACACCCAGCTCAAGTGCCTGCGGCACTTCAACGCCACGGAACTCATCGCCGCCGGCGTCGACATCCGCACCGTGGCAGGCCGTCTCGGCCACGGTGGCGGGGGAAGCACGACGCTGCGCTTCTACGCCGCCTGGGCTTCCGAGGCGCATCAGCGGGCAGCCGGCGACCTCGCAGCCCGGCTGCCCGAACTCCCCGCCATGCTCGACCGGGTCGAGCGTGCCAAGACCGCTCCGGAAGCGCCGTTCGAGCGCGTCGCCACGCGCATCCGCAGCCGCATCCTCTCTGGTGACCTACCCGACGGCTCCGTGGCGCCTTCGACCAAGGAGATCGCCGCCACCTACGACGTCGCGGTCGGCACCGCGCACCGCGCTGCCGACCTCCTCCGGCAGTGGGGCATGCTTTCAGCAGGCGGCAGGGGCAAACGCCCACTGATCTTGAGTCCCGGGCCGCAACAGCCCACGCCGGAGCCGATCGAAGAGGGACAGCTCGAAGCCATCGCTGCGCTGAAGGCCCTGCCACGTCCACTCGACCTTGAGCTGCTGCACCTCGGCAGGACGGTCAAGGCGTTCACCGCCGAAGCAGACCCCGCAGATGCTGGGCAGCTCGCCCGGCTCTTGCGAGGCGCCGTCAGGCGACACACCGCCGGAGCCGACGCCGACATCGGCGACTTCGAGCTGATCGTCCGATTCTCAGGCGAGCCAGCCGTCGTCACGGTGTTCGCGAGCCTCTGA
- the cas2e gene encoding type I-E CRISPR-associated endoribonuclease Cas2e: MTVIVLTAVPPGLRGHLTRWLLEISPGVYVGFVSARVRELIWERVVEYIAEGRALMVHATSGEQRLEFQVHGHDWTPVDYDGITLMRRQTAPDYVPGKLRPSRDRLDQPSQGASTRDETVWKRRNARRKFRKN; this comes from the coding sequence ATGACCGTCATCGTGCTCACCGCCGTGCCACCTGGCCTGCGAGGGCATCTGACTCGTTGGCTCCTCGAAATCAGCCCGGGCGTCTACGTCGGATTCGTCTCCGCCCGCGTCCGCGAGTTGATCTGGGAAAGAGTCGTCGAGTACATAGCCGAAGGCCGCGCCTTGATGGTGCATGCCACCTCAGGCGAGCAACGCCTCGAATTCCAGGTACACGGACACGACTGGACACCCGTCGACTACGACGGCATCACTCTCATGCGACGACAAACCGCACCCGACTACGTCCCCGGCAAATTGAGGCCATCCCGCGACAGGCTCGACCAGCCGAGCCAAGGTGCATCAACTCGGGACGAGACAGTCTGGAAGCGACGCAACGCGCGCCGCAAGTTCCGCAAGAACTAG
- the cas1e gene encoding type I-E CRISPR-associated endonuclease Cas1e: MTGIGRRTSAPKELVRAADRISFVYLDRCVINRDSNAITATDERGTVHLPAAAVGVLMLGPGTTITHQAIALMADSGSTVVWVGEHGVRYYAHGTAASRTSRLVQAQAEAVTNTRSRLRVARAMYGMRFPDEDVSELTMQQLRGREGTRVRRIYREHAERTGVEWTGRSYDREDWDTSDPINQALSAANAALYGVVHSVIVALGCSPALGFVHTGHHRSFVYDIADLYKAELTIPVAFDIAAGTAPDVTGETRRQLRDILHNGKLLRRCARDIERLLLGEETADPGIYEYFAIDSIAALWDGRSDVVPGGVAYRSEP; the protein is encoded by the coding sequence ATGACCGGCATCGGGCGACGCACCAGCGCGCCGAAAGAACTCGTGCGCGCCGCGGACCGGATCTCCTTCGTCTACCTGGACCGCTGCGTGATCAACAGGGACAGCAACGCCATCACCGCGACCGACGAACGCGGCACCGTGCACCTGCCGGCGGCCGCTGTCGGAGTCCTCATGCTCGGCCCGGGCACCACCATCACCCACCAGGCGATCGCGCTCATGGCCGACAGCGGATCCACCGTCGTATGGGTCGGCGAGCACGGCGTCCGCTACTACGCCCACGGCACCGCGGCATCCCGCACCTCACGGCTGGTTCAGGCCCAAGCCGAAGCCGTCACCAACACACGTTCCCGGCTGCGGGTGGCCCGCGCAATGTACGGAATGCGGTTTCCCGACGAGGACGTCTCCGAGCTGACCATGCAGCAGCTACGCGGCCGCGAAGGCACCCGCGTCCGCCGGATCTACCGCGAACACGCCGAACGAACCGGCGTCGAATGGACTGGCCGCAGCTACGACCGCGAAGACTGGGACACCAGCGACCCGATCAACCAGGCACTCTCGGCCGCCAACGCCGCGCTGTACGGAGTGGTGCACTCGGTGATCGTGGCGCTGGGTTGCTCACCCGCCCTCGGGTTCGTCCACACCGGACACCACCGGTCCTTCGTCTACGACATCGCAGACCTGTACAAAGCCGAACTCACCATCCCCGTGGCCTTCGACATCGCCGCCGGAACAGCCCCCGACGTCACCGGCGAGACCAGGCGCCAGCTGCGTGACATCCTGCACAACGGCAAGCTGCTGCGGCGGTGTGCACGTGACATCGAACGGCTCCTGCTCGGCGAGGAAACCGCCGATCCGGGCATCTATGAATACTTCGCGATCGACTCCATCGCGGCGTTGTGGGACGGACGAAGCGACGTCGTCCCCGGTGGCGTGGCCTACAGGAGTGAGCCATGA
- the cas6e gene encoding type I-E CRISPR-associated protein Cas6/Cse3/CasE, with the protein MFLTKMQLNPRRRGAQKLLASPHAMHAAVLASFPDVRPAEDGRVLWRVDTHATHRVLLFIVSPDEPDLQHLVEQAGWPTTSAWQTAAYDGLLGSLRAGQQWQFRLTANPVRSGRRDGWESTKPLGHVTVAQQQQWLLDRAERLGFRVAASQTDPDQSDLAVTDRAVRRFGRGGTPVTISTATFQGHLEILDTAAMQRSLTLGIGRAKSYGCGLLTLARPTRDDSA; encoded by the coding sequence GTGTTCCTGACCAAGATGCAGCTCAACCCGCGCCGCCGCGGCGCGCAGAAACTCCTCGCCTCACCTCATGCCATGCACGCGGCCGTGCTGGCGAGCTTCCCCGACGTCCGCCCCGCCGAAGACGGTCGCGTCCTGTGGCGTGTGGACACCCACGCCACCCACCGCGTCCTGCTGTTCATCGTCAGCCCCGACGAACCCGACCTGCAGCACCTCGTGGAACAGGCTGGCTGGCCCACCACGTCCGCATGGCAGACCGCCGCCTACGACGGTCTCCTCGGCAGCCTCCGCGCTGGCCAGCAATGGCAGTTCCGGCTGACGGCCAACCCGGTCCGGTCCGGACGCCGTGACGGTTGGGAGTCCACCAAACCCCTCGGCCACGTCACCGTCGCCCAGCAACAACAGTGGCTGCTCGACCGGGCCGAACGCCTCGGCTTCCGCGTCGCGGCCAGCCAGACCGATCCCGACCAGTCTGATCTGGCCGTCACCGACCGGGCCGTCCGCCGCTTCGGCCGCGGCGGAACCCCGGTGACTATCTCCACCGCGACCTTCCAGGGCCACCTCGAGATCCTCGACACCGCGGCGATGCAGCGATCACTGACGTTGGGGATCGGCCGGGCCAAGTCCTACGGCTGCGGGCTGCTCACCCTCGCCCGCCCCACCCGCGACGATTCGGCATGA
- the cas5e gene encoding type I-E CRISPR-associated protein Cas5/CasD yields MSVVALRLAGPMQSWGVGSRFVRRTTETAPTKSGIIGLVAAALGVRRTDALEDLLQLRFGVRIDQPGELLRDFQTAQRPRRDRAGTLTWQTLPLSTRYYLTDAVFLAVLEGDRALVDGVDAAVRSPHFPLYLGRRSCPPAGPVALGVSDDSLGAALESWPWLASTRLQKQRRDRLVELAVVRDAEEGEVPVETVRDTPVSFDPDRREYAWRAIVRDTVQVPNPHGTAEPLAEHDPMSLLGGDACS; encoded by the coding sequence GTGAGCGTCGTCGCGCTCCGCCTGGCCGGACCGATGCAGTCCTGGGGTGTCGGCAGCCGCTTCGTCCGCCGCACCACCGAGACCGCACCGACCAAAAGCGGCATCATCGGACTGGTCGCCGCCGCACTCGGGGTCCGTCGCACCGACGCCCTGGAAGACCTGCTGCAGCTGCGTTTCGGTGTCCGCATCGACCAGCCCGGCGAGCTGCTGCGCGACTTCCAGACCGCGCAGCGGCCCCGCCGCGACCGCGCCGGCACCCTGACCTGGCAGACACTGCCGCTCTCGACCCGCTACTACCTGACCGACGCGGTGTTCCTCGCTGTCCTCGAAGGCGACCGGGCGCTTGTCGACGGTGTCGACGCCGCGGTGCGGTCACCGCACTTCCCGCTGTATCTGGGCCGCCGGTCCTGCCCGCCCGCCGGCCCGGTCGCCCTGGGCGTCTCCGATGACTCGCTCGGCGCCGCGCTGGAGAGCTGGCCGTGGCTGGCCAGCACCCGCCTGCAGAAGCAGCGCCGCGATCGGCTCGTCGAGCTCGCCGTCGTCCGCGACGCCGAGGAGGGGGAAGTGCCGGTGGAGACGGTCCGCGACACCCCGGTCAGCTTCGACCCGGACCGGCGCGAGTACGCCTGGCGCGCCATCGTCCGCGACACCGTGCAGGTCCCCAATCCGCACGGCACAGCCGAACCGCTGGCCGAGCACGACCCGATGAGCCTGCTGGGAGGCGACGCGTGTTCCTGA
- the cas7e gene encoding type I-E CRISPR-associated protein Cas7/Cse4/CasC yields the protein MNRTVIDIHVLQTVPPSNINRDDTGSPKTATYGGVRRARVSSQAWKRATRVAFGEHLDTTELGVRTKRVVELLAEAITARAPQLRERAVDLATETIRAVGIDVKPPKKNEKKNGAAEDTATAGYLVFLSARQIQNLAAAAIAAADTDDVTKTLKAAKVKDLADQDHSIDVALFGRMVADQADLNVDAAAQVAHALSVHAVETEFDYFTAVDDRNTEQETGAGMIGTVEFTSSTLYRYATVDTNRLADNLGDTAATRRAVEAFVDAFVRSMPTGKQNTFAHRTLPEAVVVQVRDRQPINLVGAFENPVRELEKGGRIKAAAEALRDEAREIAASYGEHPVAAWVTRVGADTAALDDLGTKVALDELVNNLGALVADRLSEQP from the coding sequence TTGAACCGCACCGTGATCGACATCCATGTTCTGCAAACTGTGCCGCCGAGCAACATCAACCGTGACGACACCGGCAGCCCGAAAACCGCAACCTACGGCGGTGTCCGCCGCGCCCGGGTCTCCAGCCAGGCATGGAAACGCGCCACCCGGGTCGCGTTCGGTGAGCACCTCGACACCACCGAGCTGGGTGTGCGCACCAAACGCGTCGTCGAGCTCCTGGCCGAGGCGATCACCGCCCGCGCGCCGCAGCTGCGCGAGCGCGCTGTGGACCTGGCAACCGAGACGATCCGCGCGGTCGGCATCGACGTGAAACCCCCGAAGAAGAACGAGAAGAAGAACGGAGCGGCCGAGGACACCGCGACCGCCGGATACCTCGTGTTCCTCAGCGCGCGCCAGATCCAGAACCTGGCCGCCGCCGCGATCGCGGCGGCCGACACCGACGACGTCACGAAGACGTTGAAGGCGGCCAAGGTCAAAGATCTCGCCGACCAGGACCACTCGATCGATGTCGCCCTGTTCGGCCGCATGGTCGCCGACCAGGCCGACCTCAACGTCGACGCCGCCGCCCAGGTCGCGCACGCCCTGTCGGTGCACGCAGTGGAAACCGAATTCGACTACTTCACCGCGGTCGACGACCGCAACACCGAGCAGGAAACCGGAGCCGGGATGATCGGCACCGTCGAGTTCACCTCCTCCACGCTCTACCGCTACGCCACCGTCGACACCAACCGGCTGGCCGACAACCTCGGCGACACCGCCGCGACCCGCCGCGCGGTAGAAGCCTTTGTGGACGCCTTCGTCCGGTCGATGCCCACCGGCAAGCAGAACACCTTCGCCCACCGCACGTTGCCCGAAGCCGTCGTCGTCCAGGTCCGCGACCGGCAGCCGATCAACCTCGTCGGGGCGTTCGAGAATCCCGTGCGCGAACTGGAGAAAGGCGGACGCATCAAGGCCGCCGCCGAAGCCCTGCGCGACGAAGCCCGTGAGATCGCCGCGAGCTACGGCGAGCACCCGGTCGCCGCATGGGTCACCCGCGTCGGCGCCGACACCGCGGCCCTGGACGACCTCGGCACCAAGGTCGCCCTGGACGAGCTGGTCAACAACCTCGGCGCGCTGGTCGCCGACCGGCTCAGCGAGCAGCCGTGA
- the casB gene encoding type I-E CRISPR-associated protein Cse2/CasB: MTTTTPSEPAATPGTAATLPPRRLGQLGRTLDGRILRLQRDYLRGSPAARADLARLRRGLGKPAGSVPEIWALTVGAVPDSLSWHGDEPSWAEQATHTALTLYALHQQSATTSAHIPGVSLGTAVGRLRFSAQRSEDAVTRRFMAAATAGSITEVQTHLRGLVTLLRTEGRGLDYAALADDLARLVAPGGAAAVRLAWGRAFYRTTDTATTDVQE, encoded by the coding sequence ATGACCACGACGACGCCGTCCGAACCAGCGGCCACGCCGGGCACCGCGGCCACCCTGCCGCCCCGGCGACTGGGACAGCTCGGCCGCACCCTGGACGGGCGGATCCTGCGGCTGCAGCGGGACTACCTGCGCGGCTCCCCGGCCGCGCGGGCCGACCTGGCACGGCTGCGCCGCGGCCTGGGCAAGCCGGCCGGCAGCGTCCCGGAGATCTGGGCGCTGACCGTCGGCGCGGTCCCGGACAGCCTGTCCTGGCACGGGGACGAACCGAGCTGGGCCGAGCAGGCCACCCACACCGCCCTCACCCTCTACGCGCTGCACCAGCAATCCGCCACCACCTCAGCGCACATTCCGGGTGTATCGCTGGGGACGGCGGTCGGGCGGCTGCGGTTCAGCGCGCAGCGCAGCGAGGACGCAGTCACCCGCCGGTTCATGGCCGCCGCGACCGCCGGCTCCATCACCGAGGTCCAGACCCACCTGCGCGGGCTGGTGACGCTGCTGCGCACCGAAGGGCGCGGCCTCGACTACGCCGCCCTGGCTGATGATCTGGCCCGGCTCGTCGCCCCGGGCGGTGCCGCCGCCGTGCGGCTGGCCTGGGGCCGCGCCTTCTACCGCACCACCGACACCGCGACGACCGACGTCCAGGAATGA
- the casA gene encoding type I-E CRISPR-associated protein Cse1/CasA: MLTDAASARGFNLLDEPWITVLARDGRERDLSVLEVFAQAPQLAAIGGEVPTQTFAITRLLLAFLHRAVDGPADQDAWARLWEQPELPMQQLADYAQRVRHRFELFDQQTPFFQVAGLRTAKGEVSGLEKIVADVPNGEPLFTTRSATSLVRLSAAEAARWLVHVHAFDASGIKSGAVGDATVKNGKGYPIGPGWSGQIGGVLAQGETVRETLLLNLIARDVDTYVRVGGPADLPPWERDPDEAAWAQDKPVAGAIQLYTWQTRRLRLRGDRDGATGVVLANGDRCSPQNRHDTEPHSAWRYSEPQSKKAGHPVYMPRRHDQQRSVWRGIASLLPSVSSRRGAAGDPDRALAPGVLQWLADLTQEGYLPGNFVVRFRVHGVEYGAQNATYAEILDDLLPLPVVLLREDHPAAGRTAVDAVADAEKAASCLWRLAENLAQAAGAEAGSGAGAAAQELVYAQLEQPYRSWLAGLGPDTDLLEVRTHWQRVVRDACRPIKDQLVLGASKAAWRGRMVNQRLVNVPLAEVWFTAALAKALPLAHPNPQTAVEVVA; encoded by the coding sequence ATGCTGACTGACGCGGCGAGCGCGCGTGGATTCAACCTGCTGGACGAACCGTGGATCACGGTGCTGGCGCGGGATGGGCGGGAACGGGATCTGTCGGTCCTGGAAGTGTTCGCGCAGGCACCGCAGCTGGCAGCGATCGGTGGCGAGGTGCCGACGCAGACGTTCGCGATCACCCGGCTGCTGCTGGCATTCCTGCACCGGGCCGTCGACGGCCCGGCGGATCAGGACGCGTGGGCACGCCTGTGGGAGCAGCCGGAGTTGCCGATGCAGCAGCTGGCCGACTACGCCCAGCGGGTGCGGCACCGGTTCGAACTGTTCGATCAGCAGACGCCGTTCTTCCAGGTGGCCGGCCTGCGAACGGCGAAAGGAGAAGTGTCCGGGCTGGAGAAGATCGTGGCGGACGTGCCCAACGGCGAACCGTTGTTCACCACCCGATCGGCAACCAGCCTCGTCCGGCTCAGCGCCGCCGAGGCGGCGCGGTGGCTGGTGCATGTCCATGCCTTTGACGCCTCCGGAATCAAGTCCGGGGCGGTCGGCGACGCGACGGTGAAGAACGGCAAGGGATATCCGATCGGCCCGGGTTGGTCCGGGCAGATCGGCGGGGTCTTGGCCCAGGGCGAGACGGTGCGGGAGACGTTGCTGCTCAACCTCATCGCCCGCGACGTGGACACCTACGTCCGCGTCGGCGGCCCAGCGGATCTGCCACCGTGGGAACGCGACCCGGACGAGGCCGCGTGGGCGCAGGACAAGCCGGTGGCCGGCGCGATCCAGCTCTACACCTGGCAAACCCGCCGCCTGCGGTTGCGGGGCGACCGCGACGGTGCGACCGGGGTGGTGCTGGCGAACGGGGACCGCTGCTCCCCGCAGAACCGCCATGACACCGAGCCGCATTCGGCGTGGCGCTACAGCGAGCCGCAAAGCAAGAAGGCCGGGCATCCGGTGTACATGCCCCGCCGTCACGATCAGCAGAGGTCGGTGTGGCGGGGGATCGCGTCGTTGCTGCCCTCGGTCTCCTCACGCCGGGGCGCCGCGGGTGATCCAGATCGTGCGCTGGCGCCGGGGGTGCTGCAGTGGCTGGCGGACCTGACCCAGGAGGGCTATCTGCCCGGGAATTTCGTGGTCCGGTTCCGGGTACATGGCGTCGAGTACGGTGCGCAGAACGCGACGTACGCAGAGATTCTGGATGATCTGCTGCCGTTGCCGGTCGTGCTGCTGCGTGAAGACCACCCGGCCGCCGGCCGCACCGCGGTCGACGCGGTCGCCGACGCGGAGAAGGCTGCCTCGTGCCTCTGGCGGCTGGCCGAGAATCTCGCGCAGGCCGCGGGCGCCGAAGCGGGTTCCGGCGCGGGCGCCGCGGCGCAGGAACTGGTGTACGCGCAGCTGGAACAGCCCTACCGGTCGTGGCTGGCTGGACTCGGCCCGGACACTGACCTGCTCGAGGTCCGAACCCACTGGCAACGCGTGGTCCGCGACGCGTGCCGGCCGATCAAGGACCAGCTGGTCCTCGGGGCGTCCAAGGCCGCGTGGCGCGGCCGGATGGTGAACCAGCGGCTGGTCAACGTGCCGCTGGCCGAGGTGTGGTTCACCGCCGCGCTCGCCAAGGCCCTGCCGCTCGCTCACCCCAACCCGCAGACTGCAGTGGAGGTAGTGGCATGA